In the genome of Anomalospiza imberbis isolate Cuckoo-Finch-1a 21T00152 chromosome 29, ASM3175350v1, whole genome shotgun sequence, one region contains:
- the ARHGEF2 gene encoding rho guanine nucleotide exchange factor 2 isoform X1: protein MTGKTKGKDKERMKEGKEKDARYTNGHLFTTISVSGMTMCFACNKSITAKEALVCPTCNVTIHNRCKDTLPNCTKVKQKQQKAALLKNSSALQSVSLRNKNAIRERPNSAIYPSESFRQTLLGPRRGRPSLSLSKSVSTTNISGTFNDDSPLGIRRILSQSTDSLNMRNRTLSVESLIDEGPDVILSQLLSDLEADGKEFEADSWSLAVDNSFLQQHRMDVMKRQDVIYELMQTELHHVRTLKIMGALFRRAMLEELQLDPGTVQRIFPCLDELSHIHERFLAQLLERRRESLAQDSNKNFVIDRLGDILVTQFSGPSAEQLRKAYAEFCSKHTKALKEYKDLLARDKRFQQFIRRVTRSPLLRRHGVPECILLVTQRITKYPVLIERILKNSKDNEGDCADLSRALRLVKELLSAVDEEVHAWELRGRLWDVFRRVDPRAKVPLLWDNHPGAFGRDELLRRKLVHSGGMLWKTAAGRFKDVLVLLMTDVLVFLQEKDQKYTFPMLDKPAVISLQNLIVRDIANQEKGMFLISAAPPEMYEVHAASRDDRNHWMKVIQQAVSLCPSRQDFPLIETETEASLRKLKERMEQHDRQIAALLEDKVGIFADMLALGSGCSESPSAPRGTPFPGDPARGPRGDVLLHDAIREVECLKEIFTGCTRDRDHNQNNPPEAESCPSPSASNGDSGSINGSLEFRVDPDAGQRDGNGNQVPPRGSQEEINQRLVNLYGLLLRLQVQLTHQEVLLELQLPEGLQRPRPRRGSQPAVPVTGGAEPGPGAELALLQRQHGLVQEELSRCRQLCQERAQEAAALESRLRDSERERSRLERELQEARGAPAGPRGRRAAEPRRRSLPAGDALYLSFTPPQLSHGSPPASLPYHPPAFPSPRDELEFRGTDPERLREGEDTLDVLLEDEGGLGSRHSPPASPRDFLRMQDIPEEVENSQELKEGDGDS, encoded by the exons ATGACCGGGAAGACAAAG GgcaaggacaaggagaggatgaaggagggcaaggagaaggacgCGCGTTACACCAACGGGCACCTCTTCACCACCATCTCCGTGTCCGGCATGACCATGTGCTTCGCCTGCAACAAGAGCATCACGGCCAAGGAAGCGCTCGTGTGCCCCA CCTGCAACGTCACCATCCACAACCGCTGCAAGGACACCCTGCCCAACTGCACCAAGGTGAAGCAGAAG CAGCAGAAGGCGGCGCTGCTGAAGaacagctcagccctgcagtcGGTGTCCCTGCGCAACAAGA ATGCCATCCGGGAACGCCCCAATTCTGCCATCTACCCCTCGGAGAGCTTCCGGCAGACGCTGCTGgggccccgccgcggccgcccTTCCTTGTCCCTCTCCAAGAGCGTCTCCACCACCAACATCTCGGG GACGTTCAACGATGACTCTCCCCTGGGCATCCGGCGGATCCTGTCCCAGTCCACGGATTCCCTCAACATGCGCAACCGGACGCTCTCGGTGGAGTCGTTGATCGACGAAG GCCCCGACGTCATCCTGAGCCAGCTGCTGAGCGATTTGGAGGCGGATGGGAAGGAGTTCGAGGCGGATTCCTGGAGCCTGGCGGTGGATAAcagcttcctgcagcagcaccgcATGGACGTCATGAAGCGGCAGGACGTCATCTACG AGCTGATGCAGACGGAGCTGCACCACGTGCGGACGCTGAAGATCATGGGCGCCCTGTTCCGCAGGGCgatgctggaggagctgcagctggaccCCGGCACCGTCCAGCGCATCTTCCCCTGCCTCGATGAGCTCAGCCACATCCACGAGCGCTTCCTGGCCCAGCTCCTGGAGCGGCGCCGGGAATCGCTGGCCCAGGACAGCAACAAGAACTTCGTCATCGACCGCCTCGGTGACATCCTCGTCACCCAG TTCTCGGGCCCGAGCGCGGAGCAGCTGCGCAAAGCCTACGCCGAGTTCTGCAGCAAGCACACCAAGGCGCTCAAGGAGTACAAGGACCTGCTGGCCCGGGACAAGCGCTTCCAGCAGTTCATCCGG cGGGTGACACGGTCCCCCCTCCTCCGCCGCCACGGCGTCCCCGAGTGCATCCTGCTCGTGACGCAGCGCATCACCAAGTACCCGGTGCTCATCGAGCGCATCCTCAAGAATTCCAAAG ACAACGAAGGGGACTGCGCGGACCTGTCGCGGGCGCTGCGGTTGGTGAAGGAGCTGCTCTCGGCCGTGGACGAGGAGGTTCACGCGTGGGAGCTCCGCGGGCGCCTCTGGGACGTTTTCCGGCGCGTGGATCCCCGCGCCAAGGTGCCGCTGCTCTGGGACAACCACCCCGGAGCCTTCGGGAGGGACGAGCTGCTCCGCAGGAAGCTGGTGCACAGTGGGGGGATGCTCTGGAAAACGGCGGCCGGGCGCTTCAAAG ACGTCCTGGTGCTACTGATGACGGACGTGCTGGTGTTCCTGCAAGAGAAGGACCAGAAATACACCTTCCCCATGCTG GACAAGCCGGCTGTCATCTCCCTGCAAAACCTGATCGTGCGGGACATCGCCAACCAGGAGAAGGGGATGTTCCTGATCAGCGCGGCCCCGCCCGAGATGTACGAGGTGCACGCGGCTTCCCGGGATGACCGCAACCACTGGATGAAGGTCATCCAGCAGGCCGTCAGCCT CTGTCCAAGCCGCCAGGATTTTCCCCTGATTGAGACGGAGACCGAAGCATCCTTGCGGAAGCTGAAAG AGCGGATGGAGCAGCACGACCGCCAGATCGCGGCGCTGCTGGAGGACAAGGTTGGGATTTTTGCCGACATGCTGGCGCTGGGCAGCGGCTGCTCCGAGTCCCCCTCAGCCCCCCGCGGGACCCCCTTCCCCGGGGACCCCGCCCGGGGCCCCCGCGGGGACGTGCTGCTGCACGACGCCATCCGGGAAG TGGAGTGCCTGAAGGAGATCTTCACGGGATGCACCCGGGATCGGGATCACAACCAGAACAACCCCCCCGAGGCcgagagctgccccagccccagcgccaGCA ACGGTGACTCCGGCAGCATCAACGGCTCCTTGGAATTCCGGGTGGATCCAGATGCTGGGCAGCGG GACGGGAATGGGAACCAGGTCCCGCCGAGGGGATCCCAGGAG GAGATCAACCAGCGCCTGGTGAACCTGTACGGGCTCCTGCTGCGGCTCCAG GTCCAGCTGACCCAccaggaggtgctgctggagctgcagctgccggaGGGGCTGcagcggccgcggccccggcggggctCCCAGCCGGCCGTGCCGGTAACCGGGGGCGCGGAGCCGGGCCCCGGGGCGGAGCTGGCGCTGCTGCAGCGGCAGCACGGgctggtgcaggaggagctgagccGCTGccggcagctgtgccaggagcgggcgcaggaggcggcggcgctggAGTCGCGGCTGCGGGACAGCGAACGGGAGCGGTCCCGGTTGGAACGGGAGCTGCAGGAGGCGCGGGGGgcgccggcggggccgcggggccggcgggcggcCGAGCCCCGGCGCAGGAGCCTCCCGGCCGGGGACGCGCTGTACCTGAGCTTCACCCCCCCGCAG CTGAGCCACGGCAGCCCCCCCGCCAGCCTCCCGTACCACCCCCCCGCCTTCCCCAGCCCCCGGGACGAGCTGGAATTCCGGGGAACCGACCCCGAACGGCTGCGGGAGGGTGAGGACACCCTGGACGTGCTCCTGGAGGACGAGGGGGGCTTGGGGAGCCGCCACTCcccccccgccagcccccgaG ATTTCCTGAGGATGCAGGATATTCCCGAGGAGGTGGAGAacagccaggagctgaaggagggcGACGGGGACAGTTAG
- the ARHGEF2 gene encoding rho guanine nucleotide exchange factor 2 isoform X3, whose protein sequence is MTGKTKGKDKERMKEGKEKDARYTNGHLFTTISVSGMTMCFACNKSITAKEALVCPTCNVTIHNRCKDTLPNCTKVKQKQKAALLKNSSALQSVSLRNKNAIRERPNSAIYPSESFRQTLLGPRRGRPSLSLSKSVSTTNISGTFNDDSPLGIRRILSQSTDSLNMRNRTLSVESLIDEGPDVILSQLLSDLEADGKEFEADSWSLAVDNSFLQQHRMDVMKRQDVIYELMQTELHHVRTLKIMGALFRRAMLEELQLDPGTVQRIFPCLDELSHIHERFLAQLLERRRESLAQDSNKNFVIDRLGDILVTQFSGPSAEQLRKAYAEFCSKHTKALKEYKDLLARDKRFQQFIRRVTRSPLLRRHGVPECILLVTQRITKYPVLIERILKNSKDNEGDCADLSRALRLVKELLSAVDEEVHAWELRGRLWDVFRRVDPRAKVPLLWDNHPGAFGRDELLRRKLVHSGGMLWKTAAGRFKDVLVLLMTDVLVFLQEKDQKYTFPMLDKPAVISLQNLIVRDIANQEKGMFLISAAPPEMYEVHAASRDDRNHWMKVIQQAVSLCPSRQDFPLIETETEASLRKLKERMEQHDRQIAALLEDKVGIFADMLALGSGCSESPSAPRGTPFPGDPARGPRGDVLLHDAIREVECLKEIFTGCTRDRDHNQNNPPEAESCPSPSASNGDSGSINGSLEFRVDPDAGQRDGNGNQVPPRGSQEEINQRLVNLYGLLLRLQVQLTHQEVLLELQLPEGLQRPRPRRGSQPAVPVTGGAEPGPGAELALLQRQHGLVQEELSRCRQLCQERAQEAAALESRLRDSERERSRLERELQEARGAPAGPRGRRAAEPRRRSLPAGDALYLSFTPPQLSHGSPPASLPYHPPAFPSPRDELEFRGTDPERLREGEDTLDVLLEDEGGLGSRHSPPASPRDFLRMQDIPEEVENSQELKEGDGDS, encoded by the exons ATGACCGGGAAGACAAAG GgcaaggacaaggagaggatgaaggagggcaaggagaaggacgCGCGTTACACCAACGGGCACCTCTTCACCACCATCTCCGTGTCCGGCATGACCATGTGCTTCGCCTGCAACAAGAGCATCACGGCCAAGGAAGCGCTCGTGTGCCCCA CCTGCAACGTCACCATCCACAACCGCTGCAAGGACACCCTGCCCAACTGCACCAAGGTGAAGCAGAAG CAGAAGGCGGCGCTGCTGAAGaacagctcagccctgcagtcGGTGTCCCTGCGCAACAAGA ATGCCATCCGGGAACGCCCCAATTCTGCCATCTACCCCTCGGAGAGCTTCCGGCAGACGCTGCTGgggccccgccgcggccgcccTTCCTTGTCCCTCTCCAAGAGCGTCTCCACCACCAACATCTCGGG GACGTTCAACGATGACTCTCCCCTGGGCATCCGGCGGATCCTGTCCCAGTCCACGGATTCCCTCAACATGCGCAACCGGACGCTCTCGGTGGAGTCGTTGATCGACGAAG GCCCCGACGTCATCCTGAGCCAGCTGCTGAGCGATTTGGAGGCGGATGGGAAGGAGTTCGAGGCGGATTCCTGGAGCCTGGCGGTGGATAAcagcttcctgcagcagcaccgcATGGACGTCATGAAGCGGCAGGACGTCATCTACG AGCTGATGCAGACGGAGCTGCACCACGTGCGGACGCTGAAGATCATGGGCGCCCTGTTCCGCAGGGCgatgctggaggagctgcagctggaccCCGGCACCGTCCAGCGCATCTTCCCCTGCCTCGATGAGCTCAGCCACATCCACGAGCGCTTCCTGGCCCAGCTCCTGGAGCGGCGCCGGGAATCGCTGGCCCAGGACAGCAACAAGAACTTCGTCATCGACCGCCTCGGTGACATCCTCGTCACCCAG TTCTCGGGCCCGAGCGCGGAGCAGCTGCGCAAAGCCTACGCCGAGTTCTGCAGCAAGCACACCAAGGCGCTCAAGGAGTACAAGGACCTGCTGGCCCGGGACAAGCGCTTCCAGCAGTTCATCCGG cGGGTGACACGGTCCCCCCTCCTCCGCCGCCACGGCGTCCCCGAGTGCATCCTGCTCGTGACGCAGCGCATCACCAAGTACCCGGTGCTCATCGAGCGCATCCTCAAGAATTCCAAAG ACAACGAAGGGGACTGCGCGGACCTGTCGCGGGCGCTGCGGTTGGTGAAGGAGCTGCTCTCGGCCGTGGACGAGGAGGTTCACGCGTGGGAGCTCCGCGGGCGCCTCTGGGACGTTTTCCGGCGCGTGGATCCCCGCGCCAAGGTGCCGCTGCTCTGGGACAACCACCCCGGAGCCTTCGGGAGGGACGAGCTGCTCCGCAGGAAGCTGGTGCACAGTGGGGGGATGCTCTGGAAAACGGCGGCCGGGCGCTTCAAAG ACGTCCTGGTGCTACTGATGACGGACGTGCTGGTGTTCCTGCAAGAGAAGGACCAGAAATACACCTTCCCCATGCTG GACAAGCCGGCTGTCATCTCCCTGCAAAACCTGATCGTGCGGGACATCGCCAACCAGGAGAAGGGGATGTTCCTGATCAGCGCGGCCCCGCCCGAGATGTACGAGGTGCACGCGGCTTCCCGGGATGACCGCAACCACTGGATGAAGGTCATCCAGCAGGCCGTCAGCCT CTGTCCAAGCCGCCAGGATTTTCCCCTGATTGAGACGGAGACCGAAGCATCCTTGCGGAAGCTGAAAG AGCGGATGGAGCAGCACGACCGCCAGATCGCGGCGCTGCTGGAGGACAAGGTTGGGATTTTTGCCGACATGCTGGCGCTGGGCAGCGGCTGCTCCGAGTCCCCCTCAGCCCCCCGCGGGACCCCCTTCCCCGGGGACCCCGCCCGGGGCCCCCGCGGGGACGTGCTGCTGCACGACGCCATCCGGGAAG TGGAGTGCCTGAAGGAGATCTTCACGGGATGCACCCGGGATCGGGATCACAACCAGAACAACCCCCCCGAGGCcgagagctgccccagccccagcgccaGCA ACGGTGACTCCGGCAGCATCAACGGCTCCTTGGAATTCCGGGTGGATCCAGATGCTGGGCAGCGG GACGGGAATGGGAACCAGGTCCCGCCGAGGGGATCCCAGGAG GAGATCAACCAGCGCCTGGTGAACCTGTACGGGCTCCTGCTGCGGCTCCAG GTCCAGCTGACCCAccaggaggtgctgctggagctgcagctgccggaGGGGCTGcagcggccgcggccccggcggggctCCCAGCCGGCCGTGCCGGTAACCGGGGGCGCGGAGCCGGGCCCCGGGGCGGAGCTGGCGCTGCTGCAGCGGCAGCACGGgctggtgcaggaggagctgagccGCTGccggcagctgtgccaggagcgggcgcaggaggcggcggcgctggAGTCGCGGCTGCGGGACAGCGAACGGGAGCGGTCCCGGTTGGAACGGGAGCTGCAGGAGGCGCGGGGGgcgccggcggggccgcggggccggcgggcggcCGAGCCCCGGCGCAGGAGCCTCCCGGCCGGGGACGCGCTGTACCTGAGCTTCACCCCCCCGCAG CTGAGCCACGGCAGCCCCCCCGCCAGCCTCCCGTACCACCCCCCCGCCTTCCCCAGCCCCCGGGACGAGCTGGAATTCCGGGGAACCGACCCCGAACGGCTGCGGGAGGGTGAGGACACCCTGGACGTGCTCCTGGAGGACGAGGGGGGCTTGGGGAGCCGCCACTCcccccccgccagcccccgaG ATTTCCTGAGGATGCAGGATATTCCCGAGGAGGTGGAGAacagccaggagctgaaggagggcGACGGGGACAGTTAG
- the ARHGEF2 gene encoding rho guanine nucleotide exchange factor 2 isoform X4, translated as MTGKTKGKDKERMKEGKEKDARYTNGHLFTTISVSGMTMCFACNKSITAKEALVCPTCNVTIHNRCKDTLPNCTKVKQKQQKAALLKNSSALQSVSLRNKNAIRERPNSAIYPSESFRQTLLGPRRGRPSLSLSKSVSTTNISGTFNDDSPLGIRRILSQSTDSLNMRNRTLSVESLIDEGPDVILSQLLSDLEADGKEFEADSWSLAVDNSFLQQHRMDVMKRQDVIYELMQTELHHVRTLKIMGALFRRAMLEELQLDPGTVQRIFPCLDELSHIHERFLAQLLERRRESLAQDSNKNFVIDRLGDILVTQFSGPSAEQLRKAYAEFCSKHTKALKEYKDLLARDKRFQQFIRRVTRSPLLRRHGVPECILLVTQRITKYPVLIERILKNSKDNEGDCADLSRALRLVKELLSAVDEEVHAWELRGRLWDVFRRVDPRAKVPLLWDNHPGAFGRDELLRRKLVHSGGMLWKTAAGRFKDVLVLLMTDVLVFLQEKDQKYTFPMLDKPAVISLQNLIVRDIANQEKGMFLISAAPPEMYEVHAASRDDRNHWMKVIQQAVSLCPSRQDFPLIETETEASLRKLKERMEQHDRQIAALLEDKVGIFADMLALGSGCSESPSAPRGTPFPGDPARGPRGDVLLHDAIREVECLKEIFTGCTRDRDHNQNNPPEAESCPSPSASNGDSGSINGSLEFRVDPDAGQRDGNGNQVPPRGSQEEINQRLVNLYGLLLRLQEVLLELQLPEGLQRPRPRRGSQPAVPVTGGAEPGPGAELALLQRQHGLVQEELSRCRQLCQERAQEAAALESRLRDSERERSRLERELQEARGAPAGPRGRRAAEPRRRSLPAGDALYLSFTPPQLSHGSPPASLPYHPPAFPSPRDELEFRGTDPERLREGEDTLDVLLEDEGGLGSRHSPPASPRDFLRMQDIPEEVENSQELKEGDGDS; from the exons ATGACCGGGAAGACAAAG GgcaaggacaaggagaggatgaaggagggcaaggagaaggacgCGCGTTACACCAACGGGCACCTCTTCACCACCATCTCCGTGTCCGGCATGACCATGTGCTTCGCCTGCAACAAGAGCATCACGGCCAAGGAAGCGCTCGTGTGCCCCA CCTGCAACGTCACCATCCACAACCGCTGCAAGGACACCCTGCCCAACTGCACCAAGGTGAAGCAGAAG CAGCAGAAGGCGGCGCTGCTGAAGaacagctcagccctgcagtcGGTGTCCCTGCGCAACAAGA ATGCCATCCGGGAACGCCCCAATTCTGCCATCTACCCCTCGGAGAGCTTCCGGCAGACGCTGCTGgggccccgccgcggccgcccTTCCTTGTCCCTCTCCAAGAGCGTCTCCACCACCAACATCTCGGG GACGTTCAACGATGACTCTCCCCTGGGCATCCGGCGGATCCTGTCCCAGTCCACGGATTCCCTCAACATGCGCAACCGGACGCTCTCGGTGGAGTCGTTGATCGACGAAG GCCCCGACGTCATCCTGAGCCAGCTGCTGAGCGATTTGGAGGCGGATGGGAAGGAGTTCGAGGCGGATTCCTGGAGCCTGGCGGTGGATAAcagcttcctgcagcagcaccgcATGGACGTCATGAAGCGGCAGGACGTCATCTACG AGCTGATGCAGACGGAGCTGCACCACGTGCGGACGCTGAAGATCATGGGCGCCCTGTTCCGCAGGGCgatgctggaggagctgcagctggaccCCGGCACCGTCCAGCGCATCTTCCCCTGCCTCGATGAGCTCAGCCACATCCACGAGCGCTTCCTGGCCCAGCTCCTGGAGCGGCGCCGGGAATCGCTGGCCCAGGACAGCAACAAGAACTTCGTCATCGACCGCCTCGGTGACATCCTCGTCACCCAG TTCTCGGGCCCGAGCGCGGAGCAGCTGCGCAAAGCCTACGCCGAGTTCTGCAGCAAGCACACCAAGGCGCTCAAGGAGTACAAGGACCTGCTGGCCCGGGACAAGCGCTTCCAGCAGTTCATCCGG cGGGTGACACGGTCCCCCCTCCTCCGCCGCCACGGCGTCCCCGAGTGCATCCTGCTCGTGACGCAGCGCATCACCAAGTACCCGGTGCTCATCGAGCGCATCCTCAAGAATTCCAAAG ACAACGAAGGGGACTGCGCGGACCTGTCGCGGGCGCTGCGGTTGGTGAAGGAGCTGCTCTCGGCCGTGGACGAGGAGGTTCACGCGTGGGAGCTCCGCGGGCGCCTCTGGGACGTTTTCCGGCGCGTGGATCCCCGCGCCAAGGTGCCGCTGCTCTGGGACAACCACCCCGGAGCCTTCGGGAGGGACGAGCTGCTCCGCAGGAAGCTGGTGCACAGTGGGGGGATGCTCTGGAAAACGGCGGCCGGGCGCTTCAAAG ACGTCCTGGTGCTACTGATGACGGACGTGCTGGTGTTCCTGCAAGAGAAGGACCAGAAATACACCTTCCCCATGCTG GACAAGCCGGCTGTCATCTCCCTGCAAAACCTGATCGTGCGGGACATCGCCAACCAGGAGAAGGGGATGTTCCTGATCAGCGCGGCCCCGCCCGAGATGTACGAGGTGCACGCGGCTTCCCGGGATGACCGCAACCACTGGATGAAGGTCATCCAGCAGGCCGTCAGCCT CTGTCCAAGCCGCCAGGATTTTCCCCTGATTGAGACGGAGACCGAAGCATCCTTGCGGAAGCTGAAAG AGCGGATGGAGCAGCACGACCGCCAGATCGCGGCGCTGCTGGAGGACAAGGTTGGGATTTTTGCCGACATGCTGGCGCTGGGCAGCGGCTGCTCCGAGTCCCCCTCAGCCCCCCGCGGGACCCCCTTCCCCGGGGACCCCGCCCGGGGCCCCCGCGGGGACGTGCTGCTGCACGACGCCATCCGGGAAG TGGAGTGCCTGAAGGAGATCTTCACGGGATGCACCCGGGATCGGGATCACAACCAGAACAACCCCCCCGAGGCcgagagctgccccagccccagcgccaGCA ACGGTGACTCCGGCAGCATCAACGGCTCCTTGGAATTCCGGGTGGATCCAGATGCTGGGCAGCGG GACGGGAATGGGAACCAGGTCCCGCCGAGGGGATCCCAGGAG GAGATCAACCAGCGCCTGGTGAACCTGTACGGGCTCCTGCTGCGGCTCCAG gaggtgctgctggagctgcagctgccggaGGGGCTGcagcggccgcggccccggcggggctCCCAGCCGGCCGTGCCGGTAACCGGGGGCGCGGAGCCGGGCCCCGGGGCGGAGCTGGCGCTGCTGCAGCGGCAGCACGGgctggtgcaggaggagctgagccGCTGccggcagctgtgccaggagcgggcgcaggaggcggcggcgctggAGTCGCGGCTGCGGGACAGCGAACGGGAGCGGTCCCGGTTGGAACGGGAGCTGCAGGAGGCGCGGGGGgcgccggcggggccgcggggccggcgggcggcCGAGCCCCGGCGCAGGAGCCTCCCGGCCGGGGACGCGCTGTACCTGAGCTTCACCCCCCCGCAG CTGAGCCACGGCAGCCCCCCCGCCAGCCTCCCGTACCACCCCCCCGCCTTCCCCAGCCCCCGGGACGAGCTGGAATTCCGGGGAACCGACCCCGAACGGCTGCGGGAGGGTGAGGACACCCTGGACGTGCTCCTGGAGGACGAGGGGGGCTTGGGGAGCCGCCACTCcccccccgccagcccccgaG ATTTCCTGAGGATGCAGGATATTCCCGAGGAGGTGGAGAacagccaggagctgaaggagggcGACGGGGACAGTTAG